The nucleotide window CGGATTTGAGGTCTCGTTGCGTAGGCAAACCAATGATATCTCAAAGACCTTGGGGGCTTTTTAATGTTCCTAAAAACCTATTTTGGACAAGAGTGCAAATAAATATTTTTATGTTTACTTCATTTATTAAATAATCAACATTTCATGGAGTTGGTCTTATGAAAATTGCTTTGTTATCTGCTTCATCTTCTATTCATTCAATCCGTTGGGCAAATGCCTTTGCTGAAAGGGGCCATGAGCTCCATCTCATAAGTTTACCTTCTCATGCCAAAACAAACCACTTGATTTCAGAGAAGGTACGCCTGCACTTTTTACCTGTTCCGACACTGTTAGGCTACTATCTTAATTCGATAGCTTTTAAAAAAATCTTGCGAGAGATCAAGCCAGACGTTATGAATGCTCACTATGCGAGCGGATACGGTACTCTTGCTCGTTTCAGCGGTTTTTCCCCTTATGTATTATCTGTATGGGGAAGCGATGTTTATGATTTCCCCTATAAAAGTAGCTTGCACAAGAGAATCATAAGAAAAAACCTTCTTGCAGCAGATCGGATATGCTCCACAAGCAAAGTCATGGCAGAGCAAGTACGTTTTCTATGTCCAGAAATTTCACGAATAGAAATAACTCCCTTCGGGATAGATACAGGAATATTTAAGCCCGCTTTTCGAAATCAACAGACAAACACCATCACAATTGGGACAGTAAAGACCCTGGCTCCCAAATATGGAATTGACACGTTACTTCACGCGTTTGCGTATATCAAAGAGCGTATGGTGAAAAAAGATTCTCCGGTTAACCTCCGTCTTATGATCGTTGGGGGCGGCCCACAGGAAAGAGAACTAAAGCTTCTCTCCGAAAAATTGCACATCAGTAAAAATTGCACTTGGATTGGAAAGATACCCAATCACGAGG belongs to Aminivibrio pyruvatiphilus and includes:
- a CDS encoding glycosyltransferase, with amino-acid sequence MKIALLSASSSIHSIRWANAFAERGHELHLISLPSHAKTNHLISEKVRLHFLPVPTLLGYYLNSIAFKKILREIKPDVMNAHYASGYGTLARFSGFSPYVLSVWGSDVYDFPYKSSLHKRIIRKNLLAADRICSTSKVMAEQVRFLCPEISRIEITPFGIDTGIFKPAFRNQQTNTITIGTVKTLAPKYGIDTLLHAFAYIKERMVKKDSPVNLRLMIVGGGPQERELKLLSEKLHISKNCTWIGKIPNHEVPKYLNQIDIYVALSRSESFGVAILEASACGLPVVVSDAGGLPEVVVNGVTGFVVRRESPEEAGEAIMRIVENTDLRESMGRKGVEHVKSLYDWQENVTVLERILQDRSKGV